The stretch of DNA CGACTTTCGGCGGATCGGCTTTCCGACCACACTCGAGTAACACGACTTGCAACGCGTCAAGCAGGTGGTCGCTCAGATTGTCGTAATCCGGACCCAGTTGAATCACAGTCACGCCGTTGCGAACTTCGATTTCAGGACTTTTGGGATCTGCCATGTCGATGCCTGCGGGTTGGTGCCTTGCTGGCGAGGTTTTACTGTTAGACGGTCATCTCGCGCGTGGAAAACGTTGGTGTGGAGACGTTCATCGTATCCGTCACGATCAATAAGTCAACGGCTTTGCGATTCGGCGACGCCGTTCCGGCGCGAGACCGGTGAATCGACCGAGACAGTTGTGCTTTGCGAGTTGCCACATTACGGAATGGCTTGTAGTTCGATTTCTTGGTTGATCTCTTTCCCGTCACGCCACAGAGTGAGTTCGACGACATCTCCCACTTTTCGTTTGGAAAGTTCATCAATCAAGTCCAAGGACCCCCGTAAGGGTTCGCCATCCATGGCAACAATCAGATCCCCCACAACCAGCTGATTCGCTTGAGCGTCCCAATAGGTGGGGCGAATCCCGGAACGCGTTTTCAAGCTGTCATCTTCATCCGATTTGATCAGAATTCCTTCTAAGCCTAAGCGATGCGTCAATTGATCCGAGACGGGGCGGATTCCCAATCCCGGTCGCTCAATCTTCCCATGCTGGATCAACTCGGGAACCACACGATTGACCATATCTACCGGAACCGAAAACCCAAGTCCAGCAGACACCCCCGATGGACTGTAAATCGCGGTGGTGACACCGATCAACCGACCCGCGCTATCCAACAACGGCCCGCCGGAACTTCCGCGATTGATAGCGGCATCGGTTTGAATCACGTCGGTAATCAAACGTCTGGTTTTGGTCCGGATCGAGCGGCCTAAGCCACTAATCGTACCGGTCGATAACGAATGGTCGAATCCAAACGGATTGCCTATGGCAAACACTTTTTGACCGACCATCAGGTTGCTCGATTCACCAATCGGAATCGGAACCAATTGGCTGGCCGGTGCATCGACTTTGAGCACGGCCAGATCCTGGTCAGGCGCCTTCCCCACCAGTTTCGCCTTCAGGACCGTTCCATCTCCCAGCGTGACGACAACACCTTCGGCTTGGCTGATCACATGATAGTTTGTGACGATATAACCATCATCGCTCCAGACCAGTCCTGAACCCATGCCGCTGGGGACCTCCACCGGATCAGCCACGAGCGGATTTGTGACTTGATCGACCGCTGTAATGTGGACAACCGATGGGGCGACTTTTTGAAAGATCTCAATGGTTGTCTTTTCATCGGCGGCCAAATCCCCCCGCGGAGTCACAGCACGCGCCGAAGCATTGGGATTCAAAATGGACGATGGTCCACTGCCGGAAAATCGCCAAATGGCGAACAGTGTGAGAACGACAAGTATCAAGAACGGCCAGCTCACGCCATCGGCCTGGATCGGCGCGCGCCGTGGAGGTCGTTCATCCTTCGAGAACATCAAACTTCTCCAAGTTGGAGGGAAATCAACCGGCCCGCTTGTGAGGTTGTCAGCAAGGGGCTCGCAAAACGTATTTCCTCACCGACGAGATATCCTGCCGGAACATGGAAACGTTAATGATATTATGGGCGGTTCAAGCCAACTTGACCAGTCGAGTTAGCCCCTCATGCAGCCCATGCGGCACAGCCGCTTTGTGCGAGCTGCCGCTCGAAGGGGGGAAGGCCGCTTCCGTTGGGCGCTGCGCTTTATGGGAGGGCGTTTCTAAAAAATGCAACGTTTTTATCCTCCCTCTCCCTCTGGGAGAGGCCGGGGTGAGGGTTTTTGCTTCACCGAAGGCACCCCCTCTCACCTCATTCCCACCCAACACGATTCCGACCATGCAACACAACAGTTTTCTGCCCCGAATCGCCTTTAGAGCAATTCTGCCACTTTGGAATTCAATTCTTCGACCGCTTTGATGAATTGGCTTTGGGTTTGTTCGGGGAGCTTTCGGAACTCCTGCACAAATTGCGGAGTGATTGCCGTTTCGAATCGTTGCAGAGCTTTTGTTGTTCGTTTGACGAGTTGCGCAACCGGAGGACCGACTGCGGTGCCGACGGCGTCGCCTCCTTGGTCACTCGTCGCTGGAGGCGTTGTCGCCCCCTGTCGAAACGGCGAGTACTCCCCGCTGGTGTCCTCTTTTTGCCGAGCAGCAGCGGTAGCGGTGGCGGTCTCTG from Symmachiella dynata encodes:
- a CDS encoding S1C family serine protease, whose protein sequence is MFSKDERPPRRAPIQADGVSWPFLILVVLTLFAIWRFSGSGPSSILNPNASARAVTPRGDLAADEKTTIEIFQKVAPSVVHITAVDQVTNPLVADPVEVPSGMGSGLVWSDDGYIVTNYHVISQAEGVVVTLGDGTVLKAKLVGKAPDQDLAVLKVDAPASQLVPIPIGESSNLMVGQKVFAIGNPFGFDHSLSTGTISGLGRSIRTKTRRLITDVIQTDAAINRGSSGGPLLDSAGRLIGVTTAIYSPSGVSAGLGFSVPVDMVNRVVPELIQHGKIERPGLGIRPVSDQLTHRLGLEGILIKSDEDDSLKTRSGIRPTYWDAQANQLVVGDLIVAMDGEPLRGSLDLIDELSKRKVGDVVELTLWRDGKEINQEIELQAIP